One Halobaculum sp. CBA1158 DNA segment encodes these proteins:
- a CDS encoding LSM domain-containing protein — protein sequence MTGRPLDVLEEALDTPVTVQLKDGTAHFGVLAGYDQHMNVVLDPTDLEGSADDEIEDTTIIRGDNVVSINV from the coding sequence ATGACAGGCCGCCCGCTCGACGTACTCGAGGAGGCTCTCGACACGCCGGTCACCGTGCAGCTCAAGGACGGTACCGCCCACTTCGGCGTGCTCGCAGGCTACGACCAGCACATGAACGTCGTCCTGGATCCCACCGATCTAGAGGGTTCGGCCGACGACGAGATCGAAGACACAACGATTATCCGTGGCGACAACGTCGTTTCCATCAACGTATGA
- a CDS encoding 50S ribosomal protein L37e, translating to MTGAGTPSQGKKNKTTHVKCRRCGEKSYHVKKEKCSSCGFGKSAKRRDYAWQSKAGDN from the coding sequence ATGACTGGAGCCGGTACGCCGTCTCAAGGGAAGAAGAACAAGACGACGCACGTCAAGTGTCGACGCTGCGGTGAGAAGTCCTACCACGTCAAAAAAGAGAAGTGCTCGTCGTGTGGCTTCGGCAAGTCGGCCAAGCGTCGCGACTACGCGTGGCAGTCGAAGGCGGGCGACAACTGA
- the purF gene encoding amidophosphoribosyltransferase has translation MPHGDPGDGAAAPVTSLTEPLGDGSHEPAPVDGPTEKCGVVGISLADRAVARPLYYSLYALQHRGQDSAGIATHDGFQQHSHVEMGLVGDAFDGDDLDSLAGSAGIGHVRYPTAGGVNARCAQPFSVSFKSGALGLAHNGNLVNADDIRDELAASGHAFTSQGDTEVIAHDLARNLLESDLIRAVKRTMDRIHGSYSLTVMHDDTVMGVRDPRGNRPLCIGELEDGYVLASESAAIDTLDGDLVRDVKPGELVVLEADGSGFDSYRLFEEETTANCFFEHVYFARPDSVIDDTLVYDARRRLGRALWEESGVDSDVVMPVPDSGRAFASGYADAADEDDAGVEFAEGLMKNRYVGRTFIMPSQDERERAVRLKLNPIRSTVEGKSVTLIDDSIVRGTTSTQLVELLRDAGADEVHVRIGAPAIVAPCYMGIDMATREELIAAGQSVEEVCEAVGADSLSYLSVDAVADALASSTADLCLGCVTGEYPYDIDGEATDRDVSRPTVGEPSPADD, from the coding sequence ATGCCACACGGCGACCCCGGAGACGGGGCGGCGGCACCGGTCACCTCGCTCACGGAACCGCTCGGCGACGGCTCGCACGAGCCGGCTCCGGTCGATGGACCGACCGAGAAGTGCGGCGTCGTCGGTATCTCGCTGGCCGACCGGGCGGTCGCCCGGCCGCTGTACTACTCGCTGTACGCGCTCCAGCACAGGGGTCAGGACTCGGCCGGGATCGCAACCCACGACGGCTTTCAACAGCACAGCCACGTGGAGATGGGGCTGGTCGGCGACGCGTTCGACGGAGACGACCTCGACAGTCTCGCCGGCTCAGCGGGGATCGGCCACGTCCGGTATCCGACGGCCGGCGGCGTCAACGCCCGCTGTGCACAGCCGTTCTCGGTCTCGTTCAAGTCCGGTGCGCTCGGCCTCGCGCACAACGGCAACCTCGTCAACGCCGACGACATCCGCGACGAACTCGCGGCGTCGGGCCACGCGTTCACCTCGCAAGGCGACACGGAAGTCATCGCTCACGACCTCGCGCGTAACCTCCTCGAGTCGGATCTCATTCGCGCGGTCAAGCGAACGATGGACCGCATCCACGGGTCGTACTCGTTGACGGTGATGCACGACGACACGGTGATGGGCGTGCGCGACCCTCGCGGGAACCGACCGCTGTGCATCGGCGAACTGGAGGACGGCTACGTGCTCGCCTCCGAATCGGCGGCGATCGACACGCTCGACGGCGACCTCGTCCGCGACGTGAAGCCGGGCGAACTGGTCGTTCTGGAGGCGGACGGGAGCGGCTTCGACTCCTATCGACTGTTCGAGGAGGAGACCACGGCCAACTGTTTCTTCGAGCACGTCTACTTCGCGCGACCCGACTCCGTGATCGACGACACGCTCGTCTACGACGCCCGTCGACGCCTCGGACGCGCGCTGTGGGAGGAATCGGGCGTCGACTCCGACGTGGTGATGCCCGTCCCCGACTCGGGACGGGCGTTCGCATCCGGATACGCCGACGCCGCAGACGAGGACGACGCCGGCGTGGAGTTCGCGGAGGGGCTCATGAAGAACCGCTACGTCGGCCGGACGTTCATCATGCCCTCACAGGACGAACGCGAGCGGGCGGTGCGACTCAAGCTGAACCCGATCCGGTCGACGGTCGAGGGAAAGAGCGTCACTCTCATCGACGATTCGATCGTGCGAGGGACGACGTCGACGCAGCTCGTCGAGCTACTTCGGGACGCCGGAGCCGACGAGGTCCACGTGCGGATCGGCGCACCGGCGATCGTCGCCCCCTGCTACATGGGCATCGACATGGCGACGCGCGAGGAGCTCATCGCCGCCGGTCAGTCGGTCGAGGAGGTGTGCGAGGCCGTGGGCGCAGACTCGCTTTCGTACCTGTCGGTGGACGCCGTCGCCGACGCGCTCGCCTCGTCGACGGCCGACCTGTGTCTGGGCTGCGTCACCGGCGAGTACCCCTACGACATCGACGGCGAGGCCACCGACCGCGACGTGTCGCGACCGACCGTCGGTGAGCCGTCGCCGGCGGACGACTGA
- a CDS encoding DUF420 domain-containing protein codes for MSADTSTPLSRFRGFAREHSIGVASVVSVVALGLVFAVVGGAVPSTVLPRAPPTVIAAIPTLNAVVSLAAIVTIVAGVRAARAGEYDRHRRLMLASTALFTAFLVMYLYRIAVVGTTDFAGPATVERFVYLPLLAVHILLAIVCVPLVVYVLTLAGTRPLGDVFDTVHARVGRVAASLWVVSFVLGVVVYVLLYLVY; via the coding sequence ATGAGCGCGGACACCTCGACTCCGCTTTCCCGGTTCCGCGGGTTCGCTCGCGAGCACAGCATCGGCGTCGCCAGCGTGGTTTCGGTCGTCGCGCTCGGCCTCGTCTTCGCGGTCGTCGGCGGGGCTGTGCCGTCGACGGTGCTCCCGCGAGCGCCGCCGACGGTGATCGCGGCGATCCCGACGCTCAACGCGGTCGTCTCCCTCGCCGCGATCGTCACGATCGTCGCCGGCGTTCGCGCCGCTCGCGCGGGCGAGTACGACCGCCACCGTCGGTTGATGCTCGCGTCGACGGCGCTGTTCACGGCGTTTCTCGTCATGTACCTGTACCGAATCGCGGTCGTCGGCACCACCGACTTCGCGGGGCCGGCGACCGTCGAGCGGTTCGTCTATCTCCCGCTCCTGGCGGTGCACATCCTCCTCGCGATCGTCTGCGTACCGCTGGTCGTGTACGTTCTCACGCTCGCGGGGACCCGTCCGCTCGGGGACGTGTTCGACACCGTCCACGCCCGGGTCGGTCGCGTCGCCGCGTCGCTGTGGGTCGTCTCGTTCGTCCTCGGCGTCGTCGTGTACGTGCTGTTGTACCTCGTGTACTGA